Proteins co-encoded in one Bos taurus isolate L1 Dominette 01449 registration number 42190680 breed Hereford chromosome X, ARS-UCD2.0, whole genome shotgun sequence genomic window:
- the FTSJ1 gene encoding tRNA (cytidine(32)/guanosine(34)-2'-O)-methyltransferase isoform X1, which yields MGRTSKDKRDVYYRLAKENGWRARSAFKLLQLDEEFQLFQGVTRAVDLCAAPGSWSQVLSQKIGGQGSGHVVAVDLQAMAPLPGVLQIQGDITQLSTAKEIIQHFEGCPADLVVCDGAPDVTGLHDVDEYMQAQLLLAALNIATHVLKPGGCFVAKIFRGRDVTLIYSQLRVFFSSVLCAKPRSSRNSSIEAFAVCKGYDPPEGFLPDLTKPLLDHSYDPDFNQLDGPTRIIVPFVTCGDLSAYDSDRSYPLDLEDGSEYKYTPPTQPPISPPYQEACALKKKGQLAKEICPQDCPMSTVDLLPQSLATPQRYTLQTSEVEDSGVTCSS from the exons ATGGGACGGACGTCAAAGGACAAGAGAGATGTCTACTACCGCCTAGCCAAGGAGAATGGCTGGCGTGCCCGCAGTGCCTTCAAGCTGCTACAACTTGATGAGGAATTCCAACTCTTCCAAG GTGTGACGCGGGCAGTTGACTTGTGTGCGGCCCCAGGCAGCTGGAGCCAGGTGCTGAGTCAGAAGATTGG GGGCCAAGGGTCTGGCCACGTGGTGGCTGTGGACCTTCAGGCTATGGCTCCACTACCAGGTGTGTTACAGATCCAGGGGGATATCACCCAG CTGTCCACTGCCAAAGAGATCATCCAGCATTTTGAAGGCTGCCCCGCGGACCTAGTAGTGTGTGACGGGGCTCCTGATG TAACCGGCCTCCACGATGTTGATGAGTATATGCAGGCCCAGCTCCTCCTAGCT GCTCTGAATATTGCTACACACGTCTTGAAGCCAGGGGGCTGCTTTGTGGCTAAG ATCTTCCGAGGCCGGGATGTGACGCTGATCTATAGCCAGCTGCGTGTCTTCTTCTCCAGCGTGCTCTGTGCCAAGCCCAGAAGCAGCCGGAACTCCAGCATTG AGGCCTTTGCTGTCTGTAAGGGTTACGACCCCCCTGAGGGCTTCCTGCCGGACCTGACCAAACCCCTGCTGGACCACTCTTATG ATCCAGATTTCAACCAGTTGGATGGCCCCACCCGCATCATTGTGCCATTTGTGACCTGTGGGGACCTGAGCGCCTATGATTCAGACCGCAGTTACCCACTGGAC CTAGAGGATGGTTCAGAATACAAGTACACTCCACCCACGCAGCCCCCCATCTCACCGCCCTACCAGGAGGCCTGCGCATTGAAGAAGAAGGGGCAGCTGGCCAAGGAGATCTGCCCCCAGGACTGCCCCATGAGCACAGTGGACTTGTTGCCCCAGTCCCTGGCCACTCCACAGCGCTACACCCTGCAGACGTCTGAG gTGGAAGACAGTGGAGTGACTTGCTCATCTTAA
- the FTSJ1 gene encoding tRNA (cytidine(32)/guanosine(34)-2'-O)-methyltransferase isoform X2 has protein sequence MGRTSKDKRDVYYRLAKENGWRARSAFKLLQLDEEFQLFQGVTRAVDLCAAPGSWSQVLSQKIGGQGSGHVVAVDLQAMAPLPGVLQIQGDITQLSTAKEIIQHFEGCPADLVVCDGAPDVTGLHDVDEYMQAQLLLAALNIATHVLKPGGCFVAKIFRGRDVTLIYSQLRVFFSSVLCAKPRSSRNSSIEAFAVCKGYDPPEGFLPDLTKPLLDHSYDFNQLDGPTRIIVPFVTCGDLSAYDSDRSYPLDLEDGSEYKYTPPTQPPISPPYQEACALKKKGQLAKEICPQDCPMSTVDLLPQSLATPQRYTLQTSEVEDSGVTCSS, from the exons ATGGGACGGACGTCAAAGGACAAGAGAGATGTCTACTACCGCCTAGCCAAGGAGAATGGCTGGCGTGCCCGCAGTGCCTTCAAGCTGCTACAACTTGATGAGGAATTCCAACTCTTCCAAG GTGTGACGCGGGCAGTTGACTTGTGTGCGGCCCCAGGCAGCTGGAGCCAGGTGCTGAGTCAGAAGATTGG GGGCCAAGGGTCTGGCCACGTGGTGGCTGTGGACCTTCAGGCTATGGCTCCACTACCAGGTGTGTTACAGATCCAGGGGGATATCACCCAG CTGTCCACTGCCAAAGAGATCATCCAGCATTTTGAAGGCTGCCCCGCGGACCTAGTAGTGTGTGACGGGGCTCCTGATG TAACCGGCCTCCACGATGTTGATGAGTATATGCAGGCCCAGCTCCTCCTAGCT GCTCTGAATATTGCTACACACGTCTTGAAGCCAGGGGGCTGCTTTGTGGCTAAG ATCTTCCGAGGCCGGGATGTGACGCTGATCTATAGCCAGCTGCGTGTCTTCTTCTCCAGCGTGCTCTGTGCCAAGCCCAGAAGCAGCCGGAACTCCAGCATTG AGGCCTTTGCTGTCTGTAAGGGTTACGACCCCCCTGAGGGCTTCCTGCCGGACCTGACCAAACCCCTGCTGGACCACTCTTATG ATTTCAACCAGTTGGATGGCCCCACCCGCATCATTGTGCCATTTGTGACCTGTGGGGACCTGAGCGCCTATGATTCAGACCGCAGTTACCCACTGGAC CTAGAGGATGGTTCAGAATACAAGTACACTCCACCCACGCAGCCCCCCATCTCACCGCCCTACCAGGAGGCCTGCGCATTGAAGAAGAAGGGGCAGCTGGCCAAGGAGATCTGCCCCCAGGACTGCCCCATGAGCACAGTGGACTTGTTGCCCCAGTCCCTGGCCACTCCACAGCGCTACACCCTGCAGACGTCTGAG gTGGAAGACAGTGGAGTGACTTGCTCATCTTAA
- the FTSJ1 gene encoding tRNA (cytidine(32)/guanosine(34)-2'-O)-methyltransferase: MGRTSKDKRDVYYRLAKENGWRARSAFKLLQLDEEFQLFQGVTRAVDLCAAPGSWSQVLSQKIGGQGSGHVVAVDLQAMAPLPGVLQIQGDITQLSTAKEIIQHFEGCPADLVVCDGAPDVTGLHDVDEYMQAQLLLAALNIATHVLKPGGCFVAKIFRGRDVTLIYSQLRVFFSSVLCAKPRSSRNSSIEAFAVCKGYDPPEGFLPDLTKPLLDHSYDPDFNQLDGPTRIIVPFVTCGDLSAYDSDRSYPLDEACALKKKGQLAKEICPQDCPMSTVDLLPQSLATPQRYTLQTSEVEDSGVTCSS, from the exons ATGGGACGGACGTCAAAGGACAAGAGAGATGTCTACTACCGCCTAGCCAAGGAGAATGGCTGGCGTGCCCGCAGTGCCTTCAAGCTGCTACAACTTGATGAGGAATTCCAACTCTTCCAAG GTGTGACGCGGGCAGTTGACTTGTGTGCGGCCCCAGGCAGCTGGAGCCAGGTGCTGAGTCAGAAGATTGG GGGCCAAGGGTCTGGCCACGTGGTGGCTGTGGACCTTCAGGCTATGGCTCCACTACCAGGTGTGTTACAGATCCAGGGGGATATCACCCAG CTGTCCACTGCCAAAGAGATCATCCAGCATTTTGAAGGCTGCCCCGCGGACCTAGTAGTGTGTGACGGGGCTCCTGATG TAACCGGCCTCCACGATGTTGATGAGTATATGCAGGCCCAGCTCCTCCTAGCT GCTCTGAATATTGCTACACACGTCTTGAAGCCAGGGGGCTGCTTTGTGGCTAAG ATCTTCCGAGGCCGGGATGTGACGCTGATCTATAGCCAGCTGCGTGTCTTCTTCTCCAGCGTGCTCTGTGCCAAGCCCAGAAGCAGCCGGAACTCCAGCATTG AGGCCTTTGCTGTCTGTAAGGGTTACGACCCCCCTGAGGGCTTCCTGCCGGACCTGACCAAACCCCTGCTGGACCACTCTTATG ATCCAGATTTCAACCAGTTGGATGGCCCCACCCGCATCATTGTGCCATTTGTGACCTGTGGGGACCTGAGCGCCTATGATTCAGACCGCAGTTACCCACTGGAC GAGGCCTGCGCATTGAAGAAGAAGGGGCAGCTGGCCAAGGAGATCTGCCCCCAGGACTGCCCCATGAGCACAGTGGACTTGTTGCCCCAGTCCCTGGCCACTCCACAGCGCTACACCCTGCAGACGTCTGAG gTGGAAGACAGTGGAGTGACTTGCTCATCTTAA
- the FTSJ1 gene encoding tRNA (cytidine(32)/guanosine(34)-2'-O)-methyltransferase isoform X3, which translates to MAGVPAVPSSCYNLMRNSNSSKVPIFGVTRAVDLCAAPGSWSQVLSQKIGGQGSGHVVAVDLQAMAPLPGVLQIQGDITQLSTAKEIIQHFEGCPADLVVCDGAPDVTGLHDVDEYMQAQLLLAALNIATHVLKPGGCFVAKIFRGRDVTLIYSQLRVFFSSVLCAKPRSSRNSSIEAFAVCKGYDPPEGFLPDLTKPLLDHSYDPDFNQLDGPTRIIVPFVTCGDLSAYDSDRSYPLDLEDGSEYKYTPPTQPPISPPYQEACALKKKGQLAKEICPQDCPMSTVDLLPQSLATPQRYTLQTSEVEDSGVTCSS; encoded by the exons ATGGCTGGCGTGCCCGCAGTGCCTTCAAGCTGCTACAACTTGATGAGGAATTCCAACTCTTCCAAGGTCCCCATTTTTG GTGTGACGCGGGCAGTTGACTTGTGTGCGGCCCCAGGCAGCTGGAGCCAGGTGCTGAGTCAGAAGATTGG GGGCCAAGGGTCTGGCCACGTGGTGGCTGTGGACCTTCAGGCTATGGCTCCACTACCAGGTGTGTTACAGATCCAGGGGGATATCACCCAG CTGTCCACTGCCAAAGAGATCATCCAGCATTTTGAAGGCTGCCCCGCGGACCTAGTAGTGTGTGACGGGGCTCCTGATG TAACCGGCCTCCACGATGTTGATGAGTATATGCAGGCCCAGCTCCTCCTAGCT GCTCTGAATATTGCTACACACGTCTTGAAGCCAGGGGGCTGCTTTGTGGCTAAG ATCTTCCGAGGCCGGGATGTGACGCTGATCTATAGCCAGCTGCGTGTCTTCTTCTCCAGCGTGCTCTGTGCCAAGCCCAGAAGCAGCCGGAACTCCAGCATTG AGGCCTTTGCTGTCTGTAAGGGTTACGACCCCCCTGAGGGCTTCCTGCCGGACCTGACCAAACCCCTGCTGGACCACTCTTATG ATCCAGATTTCAACCAGTTGGATGGCCCCACCCGCATCATTGTGCCATTTGTGACCTGTGGGGACCTGAGCGCCTATGATTCAGACCGCAGTTACCCACTGGAC CTAGAGGATGGTTCAGAATACAAGTACACTCCACCCACGCAGCCCCCCATCTCACCGCCCTACCAGGAGGCCTGCGCATTGAAGAAGAAGGGGCAGCTGGCCAAGGAGATCTGCCCCCAGGACTGCCCCATGAGCACAGTGGACTTGTTGCCCCAGTCCCTGGCCACTCCACAGCGCTACACCCTGCAGACGTCTGAG gTGGAAGACAGTGGAGTGACTTGCTCATCTTAA